A section of the Dehalococcoidia bacterium genome encodes:
- a CDS encoding glycosyl hydrolase translates to MEVALVGQPGLLIPPGPAGWWNSAHVSGPNVIREDDGSWRLYAYGRDPEFDPLVPMLSGRTGVATSADGIHWEWVWGPRSLGSVLEPSADPTRFDSAFAGVSDVQKVDGLYWLWYQGGDQAIVEYGPVRARGLRMRVGAAVSRDGVHFVKLDGPFRGALFDVGEPGAWDSLFVSQAKVLREPDGSWKLYYHALEGNQGSRIGLAVSGDGLRWERVGKILGPGAEGDFDERGVSSRCILKIDGVYVMFYEGSNRDSYYGIGLATSPDGIRWTKERGDEPGGAVFLHAPRGSGRWDSRAVGTPCVVPDGQGGYRMYYVGAHEVAVRDPSKGDTSSLHAIGLALSDGANIRRWRRWNEE, encoded by the coding sequence ATGGAGGTGGCGCTCGTCGGTCAGCCGGGATTGCTCATTCCGCCTGGCCCTGCCGGCTGGTGGAACAGCGCGCACGTCTCGGGGCCGAATGTCATTCGTGAGGACGATGGGAGCTGGCGGCTCTATGCCTATGGGCGTGACCCGGAGTTCGACCCGCTGGTGCCGATGCTCTCTGGCCGTACCGGCGTGGCGACCTCCGCTGACGGGATTCACTGGGAATGGGTCTGGGGGCCGCGAAGCCTCGGCTCGGTGCTCGAGCCGAGCGCTGACCCGACGCGTTTTGACTCGGCGTTCGCGGGCGTCTCGGATGTCCAGAAGGTCGATGGGCTGTATTGGCTCTGGTATCAGGGGGGTGACCAAGCGATCGTTGAATACGGGCCGGTCCGCGCCCGCGGCCTTCGGATGCGGGTCGGCGCCGCCGTTTCGCGCGACGGCGTGCACTTCGTCAAGCTGGACGGACCGTTTCGCGGCGCGCTCTTCGATGTTGGCGAGCCGGGCGCGTGGGACTCGCTTTTCGTTTCCCAAGCGAAGGTGCTGCGCGAGCCCGACGGGTCCTGGAAGCTGTACTACCATGCCTTGGAGGGAAATCAGGGGTCGCGTATCGGTCTCGCCGTCTCCGGCGATGGGCTGCGCTGGGAGCGCGTCGGCAAGATCTTGGGGCCCGGCGCAGAGGGCGATTTCGACGAGCGCGGTGTCAGCAGCCGCTGCATCCTGAAGATCGACGGCGTGTACGTCATGTTCTACGAGGGAAGCAACCGAGACTCCTACTACGGCATCGGCCTTGCGACTTCGCCCGACGGGATCCGATGGACAAAAGAGCGGGGCGATGAGCCGGGCGGCGCCGTCTTTCTCCACGCGCCGAGAGGCTCCGGGCGCTGGGATTCGCGCGCGGTTGGCACGCCCTGCGTCGTCCCCGATGGGCAAGGCGGCTACCGGATGTACTACGTCGGCGCGCATGAGGTTGCAGTGCGCGACCCCTCCAAAGGAGATACCTCGTCGCTTCACGCCATCGGGCTTGCTCTCAGCGACGGCGCGAATATCCGCCGCTGGCGGCGGTGGAATGAGGAGTAG
- the selD gene encoding selenide, water dikinase SelD, which produces MDPHEIVRLTSLSHGAGUACKLGATELAQVLRHLPPLGDPNVLVGTETRDDAAVYRLSDETALVATVDFFTPIVDDPYIFGQIAAANALSDVYAMGGRPLFALAIVAFPRDLLPTGLLAEIVRGGIDKASEAGCPIIGGHSIDDAEPKYGLAVTGVIHPARIVRNVGARPGDVLFLTKPLGTGIIATAIKRGIAPEEAVRAAVTAMTTLNRGASEAMLRVGPSAATDITGYGLLGHLLEMTTASGVGARIDAEALPWLPAARLLAEAGAIPGGTRRNLEAAAPLVRWHGAFDDVERLLLADAQTSGGLLIAIPAERAEALEAALLAAETPAVARIGEIVSGSGIDVVR; this is translated from the coding sequence ATGGACCCCCACGAGATCGTGCGGCTGACGAGCTTGAGCCACGGCGCTGGGTGAGCGTGCAAGCTCGGCGCGACCGAGCTGGCGCAGGTGCTGCGCCATTTGCCTCCTCTCGGCGACCCAAATGTGCTGGTCGGAACGGAGACTCGCGATGACGCGGCCGTCTACCGGCTGAGCGACGAGACGGCGCTTGTTGCGACCGTCGACTTCTTCACGCCTATCGTCGACGATCCCTACATCTTCGGGCAGATTGCCGCGGCGAATGCGCTCTCGGATGTGTACGCGATGGGCGGACGGCCGCTCTTCGCCTTGGCGATCGTCGCCTTTCCGCGTGACCTGCTGCCCACCGGGCTGCTCGCCGAGATCGTCCGCGGCGGGATCGACAAGGCGAGCGAAGCAGGCTGCCCGATCATCGGCGGCCACAGCATCGATGATGCTGAGCCGAAGTACGGCCTCGCCGTTACGGGGGTCATCCACCCGGCGCGGATCGTCCGCAACGTCGGCGCGCGCCCCGGCGATGTTCTCTTCCTTACCAAGCCACTCGGCACCGGGATCATCGCCACCGCGATCAAGCGCGGGATCGCCCCCGAGGAGGCGGTGCGCGCCGCGGTGACAGCGATGACGACGCTCAATCGTGGCGCGAGCGAGGCGATGCTCCGCGTAGGTCCAAGCGCCGCCACCGACATCACGGGCTATGGCCTGCTTGGCCATCTGCTGGAGATGACGACCGCTTCCGGGGTTGGGGCGCGCATCGACGCCGAGGCACTCCCTTGGCTGCCGGCAGCGCGCCTCCTCGCCGAAGCGGGCGCCATTCCGGGCGGCACCCGGCGCAACCTCGAGGCGGCCGCTCCGCTGGTGCGCTGGCACGGCGCGTTCGACGATGTCGAACGGCTGCTGCTCGCAGACGCCCAGACCTCCGGCGGCTTGCTGATCGCCATCCCGGCCGAGCGCGCCGAGGCGCTCGAAGCGGCGCTGCTTGCAGCAGAGACGCCAGCAGTCGCCCGCATCGGCGAGATTGTCAGCGGCAGCGGGATCGACGTCGTCCGGTGA
- a CDS encoding MBL fold metallo-hydrolase, with protein MARSICMTCGVQYPESETPPTRCLICDEERQYVGWNGQQWTTLEAMRAEGYRNQIRQEEPNLWSIQTAPAFAIGQRAFLVQTPEGNLLWDCVTFIDDETIETVRRLGGVRAIAVSHPHYYSAIVEWSEAFDNAPIFIHAADAQWVVHRSPALSLFSEETKPLFGGLTLVRLGGHFEGGIVAHWPAGADGRGVVLSGDIIQVVMDRRWVSFMYSYPNLIPLSEAEVRRLVERIRPFRYDRIWGAFAGRQVMEDAANAVERSARRYLERLRAP; from the coding sequence ATGGCGCGCTCGATCTGCATGACGTGCGGCGTGCAGTATCCCGAGTCGGAGACGCCTCCAACGCGGTGCTTGATCTGCGATGAGGAACGCCAGTATGTCGGCTGGAATGGCCAGCAGTGGACGACCCTCGAAGCGATGCGGGCGGAGGGCTATCGCAATCAGATCCGGCAGGAAGAGCCGAACCTCTGGAGCATCCAGACGGCCCCCGCTTTCGCCATCGGCCAGCGCGCCTTTCTCGTCCAGACGCCTGAAGGAAATTTGCTCTGGGACTGCGTCACCTTTATCGACGACGAGACGATCGAGACCGTGCGCCGGCTCGGCGGAGTGCGCGCAATCGCTGTCTCCCACCCCCATTACTATTCGGCGATTGTCGAATGGAGCGAGGCGTTCGACAATGCTCCGATCTTCATCCACGCGGCTGATGCGCAGTGGGTGGTTCACCGCTCGCCGGCGCTCTCGCTCTTCTCCGAGGAGACGAAACCGCTCTTCGGCGGACTGACACTCGTGCGGCTTGGCGGTCACTTCGAGGGCGGGATCGTCGCCCACTGGCCAGCGGGTGCGGACGGGCGCGGGGTTGTGCTCAGCGGCGACATCATTCAGGTGGTGATGGACCGCCGCTGGGTCAGCTTCATGTACAGCTATCCGAACCTCATCCCGCTGTCTGAAGCAGAAGTGCGCCGGCTGGTCGAGCGGATCCGCCCCTTCCGCTACGACCGGATCTGGGGCGCGTTTGCCGGCCGGCAGGTGATGGAGGACGCCGCCAACGCCGTTGAGCGGTCGGCGCGCCGTTACCTTGAGCGGTTGCGCGCCCCTTGA
- a CDS encoding Rieske 2Fe-2S domain-containing protein — protein MSEPATITPLNNGPYRVSGTFTVTMPSGKVIKQDGTAFLCRCGQSSNKPFCDGTHAKVGFTAEEATEEPSRPSGDGFVAVADESAIKEGDVVEVTVNDQPVALARVGGHLYAVSAICTHQHANLCDGTLDGQLLICPLHGGGFNVRTGQAVLVPPTEPLATYEVRVEGGKVLVSIQPRSR, from the coding sequence GTGAGTGAGCCCGCGACTATCACCCCGCTGAACAACGGCCCCTACCGTGTCTCCGGCACCTTCACGGTCACGATGCCGAGCGGCAAAGTGATCAAGCAGGATGGAACGGCGTTTCTCTGTCGCTGTGGGCAGTCGAGCAACAAGCCGTTTTGCGACGGGACGCACGCCAAGGTCGGCTTCACTGCCGAGGAGGCGACCGAGGAGCCGTCAAGACCGAGCGGCGACGGCTTTGTCGCCGTCGCCGACGAGTCAGCAATCAAGGAAGGGGACGTCGTCGAGGTGACGGTGAACGACCAGCCGGTCGCGCTGGCGCGTGTCGGCGGTCATCTCTACGCGGTCTCGGCGATCTGCACCCATCAGCACGCCAACCTCTGCGACGGCACCCTCGACGGACAGCTTCTGATCTGCCCGCTGCATGGGGGCGGCTTCAACGTGCGGACCGGCCAGGCGGTTCTGGTGCCGCCGACCGAACCGCTCGCGACGTATGAGGTGCGCGTCGAGGGGGGGAAGGTGCTCGTCTCAATCCAGCCGCGCTCGAGGTAG